The DNA window AATGGAGGACGCTTAACCATTCATTTATGCGAACTCTCGGCATATTTTCTCCTCATATTTCTAATActaattcatttaaaaatggaaacatagtaaaaaaattgtgggaGCAGTGGACCAAAAAAATTTGTGGCATGAAAGATTCACACAGGCACactttccttccaaaaaagtaaaagaaaaaaggagagtccAGACTGACCAATCACTGAGGAAAAATTAGGGCTgaatacattttaaaagaaataagatTTGATGATAGACAACGGATCTTTCCATGATTAAACGATGAGAGACAACTAAAGTGTTCCATCAAAACTTAACCATTCCATGAACACTTGCATGTTGAAACATAATGACTCATCACAGCATTTGAAGGCTTCCTATGACATACTTAATTAAAGAAATTAGAGAATTCATtctcaaaaaaaagtaaataaaaaacttATGAATGTAGACTGCGAAAGTCAATAAAATACTTATGGCCAGCAAAACCTTGCACAGACATTGTGTTCATGAGGGCTTCAGTGTAATTTTCAAGAGGCACTACTTTGTGAGCTGGAGCTCTGATCTTCTTGGATTTCATCAACTCTACAAGATCTGCTATCATTTTCTGGCGAGCAGGGCTGTTTCTGTTTTCTTTGTGCCACCTTGTCATCCAAAACCCACGAAAAGCAAGATCTTTGAATATGAAACTAGATGTTGGAATGGTGACAGGATTACGAGACATACCACCATAAGTGACCATGACACCTTTTGGAGCAAGATGTCGCATCACCTCTGTTGCATTGTTGCCACCAACACAATTTAGTCCTAATTTTGGAAATGGAACTTCCTTGCTTTTGAATAATTGCGttgacctgaaacaaaaatatataacaGGGGAATCAATCCTGAGTTCAGGCAAAAAACAAAGGGTGTTTGTCAAATTAGATATTGatcattttacttattttcggGTTAGTGCACAGGGATAAACATTCCTGGAGGGGGACAGAGAAACCACTGCAGCTCAGAGAGTTACCCTCCTTTTTGACCTTGTACGATGACCCTCTCCAAGAGCTCATTCATCTCAGAGAATATTGTCAAGGGTCACCTATTAGAGAAATTGGTTATATCCTGACCCTTTCTGCCTTTGGGGATGTTAACTAACATCTCTTTCTTTCCAGACTCTGTAAAATTACCCAGCCTGGATGCAGGTTGTACAGATGAAGAGAACCACAGTTCAAGGACAAAGATCTTTTTTGTGTGAACTATGCTGTGAACTCCAGATATGCCACTCATTTAAAGGGCTTCTATCATATAGAGACTTTCAAGAAGTCATTCATTGATTGTATACCGCTagtgtttgaaaaaatttcttgcTGATGGCTTTTTCAATTCCCTTCTGGTGACTTACACAAACTGTCTTACAATTAAGAGTTTAAGACAACAGAGAAAAACTGGTTTTGAATCAAGTTCTACTTAAGCTGAAGTACCTGAGCTCCGATTCAATGAGGATATGATCGGCACCAAGACTGGATAGATGCTCTTTCAATTCATTCAAGTTTGGGCGGTCCCTCACAATGTTCACAGATGTGATACCCCATGCTTTACATAACTGAATGACATTCTGGCCACAAGCGCTGTTGGCCCCATTTTGAATTACTGCATCTCCAGGCTTGAGTTCGGTAAAGTCACTCAGCATACGATAAGCAGTGCAAGGGTTCGAAGTTAAACCTGCTGCTTCTAGAATAGGCATATCATTCGGCACCTGCAAAACATAAGGACAAAAAAAACTTTACAGTCTCTAGAGATACCTAAGTCAATTATTACCAGGAAGTCAGCACATTCAAATTCCTCTATATTTGATTTGACAAATATacaataaatagaaaaaagagaaaaaagcacTAAGCCTGTAGCTCATAGCTAAAATGTGGGGAAAACagaaaaaggacaaaaaagaaggaaaaaattttaagtgtcTACAAATTTAGATCACATCTATAGCCTTTATTTGAGACTAATCAGACTGTGATCCTATACTTTTTGTCGACCTTCGAAGGCAGACAAAAATGGGTCTTTCGACAAGgtataaactaaaaaaaagctcAACACGTTTTCTGCTAAAAACCTTACATAGAAAGCTATTCATATGATGCAAAGTTCAAataataacttttgaacaagATATTAACTATTATATTTTAACACAAATACATCAAATTGAATTTAGATTAAACCtacatatgaggggcttggaggacaatagTGGATGAATGCAGTTCCTTAACAAactgagatattcatgaactcaactgaaactagtttgaaagtgtattctgtgaaaaattcacatcgaaaatccaactttgaagcatcaaaaagtgagtctAAACTTCTTTTTCGCcacaaggctccatgtaattttgcaacttaaaacacatatttcttgaaatagcaataactgcacttaggcgccttgtcctccaagccccttatatgtcatttaaccaatgttaattgtaCACACTGACAATTTGTTTACCAGTTGATTTCAAGACTTCCTGTGGTGTGATTCATTTCTCTCAagtaattttgaagagaatttaTCTTGCATAAGTGGTGCTTTAATTCCATTAATTAATTAAACTTATTCTCAGATAGGACCTGAAAACATGCTGACTCAATCTGGTGAACAAGCCTGATGTTGATCTACAAACATGATGGAATTTTAAATTACCTTGAGCACTCCATCAGACGAGAACTTAGTATAAGATTTCCATGTTCCACATGTATCGCAGTTTGGAACCACTCGGTCCCCAACGGCAAACTCTGTCACTCCAGTTCCAACTGCAACTACCTCTCCTACCCCTTCAAAACCAGGAGAAGCAGGGAGAGAAGGTTTGACAGGGTATGTTCCTTGAATTATGTTTATGTCTGCAGGATTAACAGGGGCGACCAAGATTTTAACAAGAACCTTGGACAGacagaaattgaaataaaattacttaCATTTTAGACTCCTACAAACAATGACAAGGTGTTAAAACTTTGAATAAAATGACCACTAAAAATCAGAAACCAAAGTAATAGGATTGTTGAAAGAAATTGATCGACTTTTTCTGACTTATAAATCCTTCACAGAGACATTTATAGTTGCATCCTACTGCAATCTGTGGTGGAGCTAAATgaaagcatagagtacatataAAGTTGTAATATACTCGGTG is part of the Bemisia tabaci chromosome 1, PGI_BMITA_v3 genome and encodes:
- the LOC109044768 gene encoding enoyl-[acyl-carrier-protein] reductase, mitochondrial; amino-acid sequence: MAMKCFTASSVPLLSMFISRTPYAIMSGSRSVSYQCKKLSFNEFGDPLKVVYPDEEAVSEPSASEVLVKILVAPVNPADINIIQGTYPVKPSLPASPGFEGVGEVVAVGTGVTEFAVGDRVVPNCDTCGTWKSYTKFSSDGVLKVPNDMPILEAAGLTSNPCTAYRMLSDFTELKPGDAVIQNGANSACGQNVIQLCKAWGITSVNIVRDRPNLNELKEHLSSLGADHILIESELRSTQLFKSKEVPFPKLGLNCVGGNNATEVMRHLAPKGVMVTYGGMSRNPVTIPTSSFIFKDLAFRGFWMTRWHKENRNSPARQKMIADLVELMKSKKIRAPAHKVVPLENYTEALMNTMSVQGFAGHKYFIDFRSLHS